One window of Trifolium pratense cultivar HEN17-A07 linkage group LG5, ARS_RC_1.1, whole genome shotgun sequence genomic DNA carries:
- the LOC123886753 gene encoding uncharacterized protein LOC123886753 — translation MKVCELVDDDGKWNWSILQGWLPAELLQKIAAIIPHASINRDYDETCLHVLRDCVIARNMWMQFVMQRCKEYRDADKAQRIGSERPRSTVLIGWKPLIDGWVKLNIDGACKGRIIVGCGGIFRNNREDWLGRVEICVEYEI, via the exons ATGAAAGTTTGTGaacttgttgatgatgatgggAAGTGGAATTGGAGTATATTGCAAGGATGGTTACCAGCCGAGCTACTGCAGAAAATTGCAGCTATTATCCCTCATGCCAGCATAAATAGAGATTATGATGAGACTTGTTTACATGTTCTTAGGGACTGTGTTATTGCTAGAAATATGTGGATGCAG TTTGTGATGCAGCGCTGCAAGGAATATAGAGATGCAGACAAGGCTCAACGCATAGGTTCTGAGAGGCCTCGAAGCACCGTGTTGATTGGTTGGAAGCCGCTGATAGATGGATGGGTTAAGCTCAATATAGATGGAGCTTGTAAAGGAAGGATAATTGTTGGTTGTGGAGGAATTTTTCGTAATAATAGAGAAGATTGGCTTGGAAGGGTTGAGATATGCGTGGAGTATGAGATTT